The following proteins are co-located in the Tenrec ecaudatus isolate mTenEca1 chromosome 11, mTenEca1.hap1, whole genome shotgun sequence genome:
- the GPR18 gene encoding N-arachidonyl glycine receptor, with protein MTTSNHQDQPRAFNASHPEEYKIAAIVFYSCIFIIGLFVNVTALWVFSCTTKKRTTVTIYMMNVALLDLIFILSLPFRMFYYAKDEWPFGEDFCHILGALTILYPSIALWLLAFISADRYMAIVQPKYAKELKKTCKAVLACVGIWVMTLMTTVPLLFLYEDPDKASKPATCLKISDIIHLKAINILNFTRLVFFFLLPLFIMIGCYLVIIHSLLHGKTSKLKPKVKEKSIRIIITLVVQVLVCFTPFHICFAFLMLGGEENSYSPWGAFTTFLMNLSTCLDVILYYIVSKQFQARVISVMLYRNYIRSVRRKSFRSGSLRSLSNINSEML; from the coding sequence ATGACTACTTCTAACCATCAAGATCAGCCTCGAGCTTTTAACGCCTCACACCCAGAGGAATACAAAATTGCTGCCATCGTCTTCTATAGCTGTATCTTCATAATCGGATTATTCGTTAATGTCACCGCGTTATGGGTTTTCAGTTGCACCACCAAGAAGAGAACGACTGTAACGATCTATATGATGAATGTGGCGTTACTGGACTTGATATTCATACTGAGCTTACCCTTCCGAATGTTCTATTATGCAAAAGATGAATGGCCGTTTGGAGAGGACTTCTGCCATATTCTCGGTGCTCTCACAATACTGTACCCCAGTATTGCTCTTTGGCTTCTTGCTTTTATTAGTGCTGACAGATATATGGCCATTGTGCAGCCAAAATACgccaaagaactgaaaaaaacatGTAAAGCTGTGCTAGCATGTGTGGGAATCTGGGTTATGACTCTAATGACCACTGTCCCTCTGCTATTTTTATATGAAGACCCAGATAAAGCCTCCAAGCCAGCCACCTGCCTAAAGATTTCTGACATTATCCACTTGAAAGCCATCAACATATTGAACTTCACTCGACTGGTCTTTTTCTTCTTGCTTCCTCTGTTCATCATGATTGGGTGCTACCTGGTCATTATTCACAGTCTCCTTCATGGCAAGACATCTAAGCTGAAACCAAAAGTCAAGGAGAAGTCTATCAGAATCATCATCACTCTTGTGGTGCAAGTGCTTGTCTGCTTTACGCCTTTCCACAtctgttttgctttcttaatgctgggaggggaagaaaacagttacagtccctgGGGAGCCTTTACCACCTTTCTCATGAACCTCAGCACGTGCCTGGATGTTATTCTCTACTATAttgtttcaaaacaatttcaagcGCGAGTCATTAGTGTTATGCTGTACCGCAATTATATCCGGAGTGTGCGCAGAAAAAGTTTTCGATCGGGTAGTCTACGATCACTAAGTAATATAAATAGTGAAATGCTATGA